One Lysinibacillus fusiformis genomic window carries:
- a CDS encoding assimilatory sulfite reductase (NADPH) flavoprotein subunit, which produces MKLQVINSPFSEEQVKLLNELLPKLTVEQKIWLNGYLSAPQGAIKAVVEEAPLTIAPMTKTVTVLYGSQTGNSQGLAEKYAALLKEKDVEVTISSLASFKANNLKKTTNLLLVVSTHGEGEPPDQAIQFYDFLHSKRAPKLEHLHYSVLALGDSSYEFFCKTGKDFDEQFEKLGATRIAPRTDCDLDYDEPATQWFTAVQEVLLDSPETAISSEKGEEDTKDSKSSYSRKNPFSAEVLENLNLNGRGSNKETYHVELAIEGADFHFEPGDSIGIQPENDESLVDALITALQFDAESKVTVFEESLTLKKALQNKLEITVLSKPLLQKIGAYTVHGDFVALLKDDTAWKDYVKGHDLLDIAGDYAPFTWDAQQFVALLRKIPARLYSIASSQKANSDEVHLTIAKLSYENNGRTRLGVCSGSIAERIQVGDTLPIYVHKNPNFRLPEQEDTPIIMIGAGTGVAPYRAFLEEREELGIEGKSWLFFGDQHFVTDFLYQTDWQRWLASGTLTKMNVAFSRDTDKKVYVQHKIEENAETFYEWLEQGAVIYVCGDKKSMASDVDQALHRIIEQQGQKTAEEAKAFVNELKQQKRYQRDVY; this is translated from the coding sequence TTGAAACTGCAAGTTATAAATAGTCCTTTTAGTGAGGAGCAGGTAAAGCTATTAAATGAGCTCCTTCCTAAATTAACAGTAGAACAGAAAATCTGGTTGAATGGTTATTTAAGTGCACCACAAGGAGCCATAAAGGCAGTTGTGGAGGAAGCGCCACTGACAATAGCCCCAATGACAAAAACAGTAACAGTTTTATATGGTTCACAAACAGGGAATAGTCAAGGCTTAGCTGAAAAATACGCAGCGCTATTAAAAGAAAAAGATGTTGAAGTAACTATCTCTTCCTTAGCGAGTTTTAAAGCCAATAATTTAAAGAAAACAACCAATCTATTACTCGTTGTTAGTACACATGGAGAGGGAGAGCCACCAGATCAAGCGATTCAGTTTTATGATTTCCTGCATAGTAAGCGAGCACCGAAATTAGAGCATCTTCATTATTCAGTGCTGGCATTAGGGGATAGCTCCTATGAATTTTTCTGTAAGACAGGTAAGGATTTTGATGAGCAGTTTGAAAAGTTAGGGGCAACGCGTATCGCTCCACGTACAGATTGCGACTTAGATTACGATGAACCTGCAACGCAGTGGTTCACAGCTGTACAGGAAGTCTTACTTGACAGTCCAGAAACAGCAATTAGTTCTGAGAAAGGTGAAGAAGATACCAAGGACTCTAAATCTTCTTATTCTCGTAAAAATCCTTTTTCAGCAGAAGTGCTAGAAAATCTAAATCTTAATGGGCGTGGCTCAAACAAAGAAACATATCATGTGGAACTTGCTATTGAGGGAGCAGACTTTCACTTTGAGCCAGGTGATAGTATTGGGATTCAGCCAGAAAATGATGAATCCTTAGTAGATGCTTTAATCACTGCTCTTCAATTTGACGCAGAGTCAAAGGTAACTGTATTTGAAGAGTCATTAACTTTAAAAAAGGCTTTACAGAATAAGCTGGAAATCACAGTTTTATCGAAACCTTTATTGCAAAAAATTGGTGCATACACAGTACATGGGGATTTTGTCGCTTTACTTAAAGATGACACAGCATGGAAGGACTATGTAAAGGGCCATGATTTACTAGATATTGCTGGAGATTATGCACCCTTTACATGGGATGCACAGCAATTTGTTGCGCTTCTACGTAAAATTCCTGCTCGCCTTTATTCAATTGCTAGCAGTCAAAAGGCAAATAGTGATGAGGTGCATTTAACGATTGCTAAGCTGAGCTATGAAAACAATGGGCGAACACGACTTGGTGTTTGTTCAGGTAGTATTGCTGAGCGCATTCAAGTTGGGGACACATTGCCAATTTATGTTCATAAAAATCCGAATTTTAGATTACCAGAACAAGAGGATACACCGATTATTATGATCGGTGCAGGAACTGGAGTTGCCCCTTACCGTGCCTTTTTAGAGGAGCGCGAGGAATTAGGTATAGAGGGAAAATCATGGCTATTCTTTGGCGACCAACATTTTGTAACGGATTTTCTATACCAAACTGATTGGCAACGCTGGTTGGCTTCAGGAACATTAACAAAAATGAATGTTGCCTTTTCGCGCGATACAGATAAAAAAGTATATGTGCAACATAAAATCGAAGAAAATGCAGAGACCTTCTATGAGTGGCTTGAGCAAGGCGCTGTAATCTATGTGTGCGGCGATAAAAAATCAATGGCGTCGGATGTTGATCAAGCATTACATCGCATTATTGAACAGCAAGGGCAAAAAACGGCTGAAGAAGCAAAAGCCTTTGTAAATGAGTTGAAACAACAAAAACGCTACCAACGTGACGTTTATTAA
- a CDS encoding YezD family protein: MVDKRTENINLALDNVRQILNTVNHGSITLIVQNSYVVQIEKKEKIRLR; this comes from the coding sequence ATGGTAGATAAGAGGACGGAAAATATAAATCTAGCATTAGATAATGTCCGACAGATTTTAAATACAGTAAACCACGGATCGATTACATTGATTGTACAAAATTCCTACGTGGTACAAATTGAAAAGAAAGAAAAAATACGTCTTAGATAA
- a CDS encoding sirohydrochlorin chelatase, protein MQATLYIAHGSRVKAGVEQAVAFLQRVQQEIEIPIQEICFLELAAPTIAEGIESCIKRGATAIAIMPILLLAAQHAKHDIPLEIDKAKIQYPTVKFTYGEPLGVHELLIDTLHARILATRSLTDQASVLLIGRGSSDPAVQLVLAKIATRLRDKYAYVAVDTCFLYGVGQSFEEWLQQKQNNNNRVFIVPYLLFTGILHQSIAKRLMGYEKKNIILCESLGYDDNVRKALVERIHELLQF, encoded by the coding sequence ATGCAGGCAACTTTATATATTGCACATGGTAGTCGGGTAAAGGCAGGTGTGGAGCAAGCTGTTGCATTTCTTCAGCGCGTGCAGCAGGAAATTGAGATACCGATTCAAGAAATTTGTTTTTTGGAGCTAGCTGCACCAACAATTGCTGAAGGTATAGAGAGCTGTATAAAACGTGGCGCAACAGCTATAGCCATCATGCCAATTTTATTATTAGCCGCCCAGCATGCAAAGCACGATATTCCTCTAGAAATAGACAAAGCAAAAATACAATATCCTACTGTAAAGTTTACATACGGTGAGCCACTCGGTGTACACGAACTATTAATAGACACGCTACATGCACGCATATTAGCTACTCGAAGTCTTACAGATCAAGCAAGTGTTTTACTCATAGGGCGTGGCAGTAGTGATCCAGCTGTTCAGCTCGTTTTAGCAAAAATCGCGACAAGATTACGTGACAAATATGCATATGTAGCAGTAGATACGTGTTTTTTATATGGAGTTGGTCAGAGCTTTGAAGAGTGGTTGCAGCAAAAGCAAAATAACAACAACCGTGTATTTATTGTGCCTTATTTATTATTTACAGGCATATTACATCAGAGTATTGCGAAGCGTTTAATGGGTTATGAGAAAAAGAACATTATTTTATGTGAAAGTTTAGGCTATGACGACAATGTAAGGAAAGCTTTAGTGGAACGTATTCATGAATTATTACAATTTTAA
- the cobA gene encoding uroporphyrinogen-III C-methyltransferase — translation MVKVHIVGAGPGDVDLITVKGLRCIETADVILYDRLINKELLTYAKKDAKLIFCGKLPNRHAMIQEQINRSLVNYAQQGLIVTRLKGGDPFVFGRGAEEAEVLAQHHIPFDIVPGITSGIAAPAYAGIPVTHRDLSSSFAMVTGHMREGKDDSIRWESLAKGIDTIAIYMGVGNLPYIRQQLLKYGRDEETPVALIQWGTFAQQKTVTGTLANIVEVVQKENIQNPSMIVVGEVVTLREKIHWLENIISEPLLEGISV, via the coding sequence ATGGTGAAAGTTCATATTGTTGGGGCAGGTCCTGGAGATGTTGACCTCATTACAGTAAAGGGATTACGTTGCATTGAAACAGCAGATGTCATTTTGTATGACCGACTCATTAATAAGGAATTATTAACTTATGCCAAAAAGGATGCCAAACTGATTTTTTGTGGCAAGTTGCCGAATCGACATGCCATGATTCAGGAGCAAATTAATCGTTCCCTCGTAAACTATGCCCAACAAGGCCTTATTGTGACCAGACTAAAGGGCGGTGACCCATTCGTTTTCGGAAGAGGGGCTGAGGAAGCGGAGGTGCTGGCACAGCATCATATACCGTTTGACATTGTGCCTGGTATCACCTCTGGTATTGCAGCGCCGGCCTATGCTGGTATTCCTGTTACACATCGCGACTTAAGCTCAAGTTTTGCGATGGTCACTGGACATATGCGAGAAGGGAAAGATGATAGCATTCGGTGGGAAAGCCTAGCAAAGGGCATTGATACGATTGCCATTTATATGGGGGTTGGTAATCTACCGTACATCCGTCAGCAACTGCTCAAATATGGTCGTGATGAAGAAACGCCTGTAGCACTTATTCAGTGGGGAACCTTTGCACAACAAAAAACTGTAACAGGCACTTTGGCGAATATTGTAGAGGTGGTTCAAAAGGAAAATATTCAAAATCCTAGCATGATTGTTGTCGGGGAAGTGGTGACACTTCGTGAAAAAATTCATTGGTTGGAAAATATTATTTCAGAGCCCCTATTAGAAGGGATTTCAGTTTAA
- a CDS encoding uroporphyrin-III methyltransferase, with amino-acid sequence MRNFGGYPGGFGGFLWPFGAPFFGGFLGSLVGSQFNQYPYYPYYPNYRPYPPHFRPGRPFHRYGRPY; translated from the coding sequence ATGCGAAATTTCGGAGGATATCCAGGGGGCTTTGGAGGTTTCTTATGGCCATTTGGTGCGCCATTTTTTGGAGGGTTTTTAGGAAGTTTAGTTGGATCACAATTTAATCAGTATCCTTACTATCCGTATTATCCAAACTATCGTCCATATCCACCACATTTTCGACCTGGTCGCCCATTCCATCGTTATGGAAGACCATATTAA
- a CDS encoding leucyl aminopeptidase has product MHIVKEAKTFETISTEVLVVGVSKHREQMQNWASFSTFYGETLNAWLSAGDISTDLKKITKLPFMKEHPKLKRILFVGLDERKNLTEGDLRAAFGLVGKELRALKVKDYSIWLESFTTDAITVTDVAFLAGEGTGLGYYSIPHYKTSSNEVDYRIDAVNLVTAVEDIDEVVAGYEVGIIYANAVNEARSLINQPPNLLTATDLANYAEALAAEYDLEVEILDKAQLEELGMGGILSVNQGSVEEPRLITLKYKATEDFADPIGLVGKGVTYDTGGYSLKPKDSMVGMKGDMGGAAAVLGAMKIIGELRPNKNVVAVIGSTDNMVSGLAFKPDDVITMYSGKTVEILNTDAEGRLVLADATTYAKQQGATALIDVATLTGGVITALGMDKTGALANNDEFFAAFMEAAQETDEFVWRLPLTESDKKRIRKSDVADLNNSPGRDGHMIFGGGFVGEFVGDTPWIHLDIAGTSDTIATHDLGPKGGTGVMVRTLANFVQRLGEEK; this is encoded by the coding sequence ATGCATATTGTAAAAGAAGCTAAAACATTTGAAACGATTTCTACAGAAGTACTGGTTGTAGGGGTCTCAAAACATCGTGAACAAATGCAGAATTGGGCAAGCTTTTCAACATTTTATGGAGAAACTCTGAATGCATGGTTAAGTGCGGGAGATATATCAACAGACCTGAAAAAAATTACTAAATTGCCATTCATGAAAGAGCACCCAAAGCTTAAACGAATTTTATTTGTTGGATTAGATGAACGCAAAAACTTAACAGAAGGTGATTTACGTGCGGCATTTGGTTTAGTGGGTAAAGAGCTACGCGCTTTAAAAGTGAAGGATTATTCTATCTGGCTTGAGTCATTCACGACAGATGCTATTACTGTGACAGATGTTGCATTTTTAGCGGGGGAAGGTACAGGACTTGGTTACTATTCAATTCCTCATTATAAAACATCTTCTAATGAAGTAGATTATCGTATAGATGCCGTAAATCTTGTGACAGCTGTAGAAGATATAGATGAGGTTGTTGCTGGCTATGAAGTAGGTATTATTTATGCAAATGCAGTAAATGAAGCGCGTAGTTTAATTAATCAACCGCCCAATTTATTAACAGCGACAGACTTAGCGAATTATGCTGAGGCACTAGCCGCTGAATATGATCTTGAGGTAGAAATTTTAGACAAAGCTCAATTAGAGGAGCTTGGTATGGGTGGTATTTTAAGTGTTAATCAAGGTTCAGTTGAAGAACCCCGTTTAATAACATTAAAATATAAAGCAACAGAAGATTTTGCTGATCCAATAGGTCTTGTTGGTAAAGGGGTTACATATGATACAGGAGGCTATTCTTTAAAACCAAAAGATTCAATGGTTGGTATGAAAGGCGATATGGGTGGAGCTGCTGCAGTTTTAGGTGCTATGAAAATTATTGGCGAATTACGCCCTAATAAAAATGTAGTTGCGGTTATTGGATCTACTGACAATATGGTATCAGGTCTTGCCTTTAAACCAGATGACGTCATTACGATGTATAGTGGTAAAACGGTAGAGATTTTAAATACAGATGCTGAAGGACGTTTAGTACTTGCAGATGCTACTACTTATGCCAAACAGCAAGGTGCTACTGCATTGATAGATGTCGCAACATTAACTGGTGGTGTGATTACAGCACTTGGTATGGATAAGACAGGTGCACTAGCTAATAATGATGAATTCTTTGCTGCTTTTATGGAAGCTGCCCAGGAAACAGATGAATTTGTATGGCGTTTGCCGTTAACAGAAAGTGATAAAAAACGTATTCGTAAATCGGATGTTGCTGATTTAAATAACTCTCCTGGTCGCGATGGGCACATGATTTTCGGCGGAGGTTTCGTTGGCGAGTTTGTCGGCGATACACCTTGGATTCATTTAGACATTGCAGGAACATCTGATACGATTGCTACACACGATTTAGGACCAAAAGGCGGTACAGGTGTAATGGTACGTACATTGGCTAATTTTGTGCAGCGTCTAGGAGAAGAAAAATAA
- a CDS encoding divergent PAP2 family protein, whose amino-acid sequence MCVSILQNTPLLVALFCVLFAQFVKIPIHFLMTKQIKWSLFTSTGGMPSSHSASVTGLTTSIAYEAGLSSPVFAVAAMFSFIVMYDASGVRYQAGQHAVVLNQLRKDFETLIRDIKEWPQMDGQEKMEELKTLLGHKRSEVFFGALTGIFIAIIIYQFIQ is encoded by the coding sequence ATGTGTGTGAGTATACTTCAAAATACCCCTTTACTAGTCGCCCTCTTTTGTGTTCTCTTTGCTCAATTTGTAAAAATCCCTATTCATTTTTTAATGACTAAACAAATTAAATGGAGCCTTTTTACGTCGACTGGGGGAATGCCGAGTTCACACTCCGCATCTGTCACAGGTCTAACAACCTCTATTGCCTACGAAGCCGGACTAAGCTCTCCTGTTTTTGCAGTAGCAGCCATGTTTTCATTTATCGTCATGTATGATGCAAGTGGCGTTCGCTATCAAGCAGGACAACATGCAGTTGTTTTAAATCAACTTCGCAAAGACTTTGAAACACTGATACGAGATATAAAAGAATGGCCACAAATGGATGGGCAAGAAAAAATGGAAGAGTTAAAAACCTTACTTGGTCACAAACGTAGTGAGGTATTTTTTGGGGCACTGACTGGCATTTTCATCGCCATCATCATCTATCAATTCATACAATAA
- a CDS encoding YuiB family protein: MDGPVSLVQLIISIVLFFVMFFGIGFLLNMLLRMTWLMAVVYPIVVVFIVDDVSFLDYIFKPGTAFPALLDKLQALQVVDISILTGGFAGAIVAGIVMIFLRKNGYRMF, encoded by the coding sequence ATGGATGGTCCAGTTTCATTAGTACAGTTAATCATTTCAATTGTGTTATTTTTCGTCATGTTTTTTGGTATCGGATTCTTATTGAATATGTTACTGCGTATGACATGGTTAATGGCGGTTGTGTATCCAATTGTTGTTGTCTTCATTGTAGATGATGTAAGCTTTTTAGATTATATTTTTAAACCAGGTACTGCATTTCCAGCACTTTTAGATAAATTGCAAGCACTACAAGTTGTAGATATTTCGATTTTAACTGGTGGGTTTGCGGGTGCAATTGTCGCAGGGATAGTGATGATTTTTTTACGTAAAAATGGCTATAGAATGTTTTAA
- a CDS encoding carbon starvation CstA family protein: MNAITIVIGSVCVLMISYRLYGIFFTKKVLKITDDTPTPAHAMEDGKDYVPTNKWVTFGHHFAAIAAAGPLVGPILAAQFGYLPGLLWLLIGAVIGGAVHDAVVLFASMRHGGKSLSEVMKEELGPVAGFCTGLAMLFIITITMAGLSMVVLGALERNPWGTFAVGITIPIAMLVGIAYRKTGNLLVTSTVGFILLMIGVFMGPMIQGTALGDFLTFERDTLAIILPIYAFFAAALPVWLLLAPRDYLSSFMKIGVFIALIIGVFFVNPMIQFPPITEFIHGGGPVIAGPVWPFVSITIACGAISGFHAFVGSGTTPKMINRWEDIRIVGFGAMLVESLVGVMALIAATALHPADYFAINSAPAVFATLGMETVHLQTLAQSIGMDLEGRTGGAVTLAVGMTDIFTGIPWFAEMSSYFYQFVIMFEAVFILTAIDAGTRVARYLIQDFGGNVYKPLKRTDWIPGTIVASALACFMWGYLLYSGDISSIWVLFGVSNQLMASIGLVCGVTIVLKVADKRVYALTCFIPLVYLYVTVNVAGYWMIKNVYWNSAAAGYNVLNGVLSIIMLILGLIIVITAIKKWVELWKSPKFLLTSTSS, encoded by the coding sequence ATGAATGCGATTACAATTGTAATTGGCTCCGTTTGTGTACTGATGATTAGCTATCGTTTGTATGGCATATTCTTTACAAAGAAGGTATTAAAAATTACAGATGATACACCCACCCCAGCGCACGCTATGGAAGATGGTAAAGACTATGTTCCGACGAATAAATGGGTAACCTTTGGGCATCATTTTGCGGCAATTGCTGCTGCGGGCCCGTTAGTAGGACCAATTTTAGCAGCGCAATTTGGTTATTTGCCAGGACTACTTTGGCTATTGATTGGTGCTGTTATCGGTGGTGCGGTACATGATGCTGTTGTTTTATTTGCATCTATGCGCCACGGTGGTAAATCGTTATCTGAAGTAATGAAAGAGGAGTTAGGTCCAGTCGCAGGTTTCTGTACAGGACTTGCTATGCTATTTATTATTACAATTACAATGGCCGGGCTATCAATGGTTGTACTTGGGGCGTTAGAGCGTAATCCTTGGGGAACTTTTGCTGTAGGTATTACAATTCCTATAGCGATGTTGGTCGGTATTGCTTATCGAAAAACGGGGAATTTACTTGTCACTTCTACTGTTGGCTTTATATTGCTTATGATTGGTGTCTTTATGGGGCCAATGATTCAAGGAACAGCTTTAGGTGATTTTTTAACGTTTGAACGTGATACTTTAGCGATTATTCTACCTATTTATGCATTTTTTGCGGCGGCATTACCTGTTTGGCTATTATTAGCGCCGCGTGATTATTTAAGTAGCTTTATGAAAATTGGTGTATTTATTGCCTTAATCATTGGTGTTTTCTTCGTAAATCCAATGATTCAATTCCCGCCAATTACAGAGTTTATTCATGGGGGTGGTCCTGTCATTGCGGGTCCGGTATGGCCATTCGTATCAATTACGATTGCTTGCGGTGCGATTTCAGGCTTCCACGCCTTTGTTGGTTCAGGGACGACACCAAAAATGATTAACCGTTGGGAAGATATTCGTATCGTTGGTTTTGGTGCGATGTTAGTAGAATCTTTAGTGGGGGTAATGGCATTAATTGCTGCGACAGCCCTTCATCCAGCAGATTATTTTGCTATCAATTCAGCACCAGCTGTCTTTGCAACATTAGGTATGGAGACGGTTCATTTGCAAACCTTAGCACAAAGCATAGGAATGGATTTAGAGGGGAGAACAGGTGGAGCAGTTACCCTTGCTGTTGGGATGACTGATATTTTCACGGGTATTCCATGGTTCGCTGAAATGTCTTCTTATTTCTATCAGTTTGTCATTATGTTTGAAGCGGTCTTTATTTTAACGGCCATTGATGCAGGGACACGTGTAGCACGTTACTTAATTCAAGATTTTGGTGGTAATGTTTATAAGCCGTTAAAGCGTACAGATTGGATTCCAGGTACGATTGTAGCAAGTGCACTAGCCTGCTTTATGTGGGGGTATTTATTGTATTCCGGGGACATTAGTTCCATTTGGGTACTCTTTGGTGTTTCAAATCAGTTAATGGCGTCAATTGGGTTAGTGTGTGGTGTCACAATTGTGTTAAAAGTAGCAGACAAGCGAGTATATGCGCTAACATGCTTTATTCCTTTAGTTTATTTATATGTTACGGTGAATGTAGCTGGCTATTGGATGATTAAGAATGTTTATTGGAATTCGGCAGCTGCTGGTTATAACGTATTAAATGGTGTATTGTCGATTATTATGCTGATTCTAGGTTTAATAATTGTCATTACGGCAATTAAAAAATGGGTAGAGCTTTGGAAATCACCAAAATTCTTATTAACATCAACCTCATCATAA
- a CDS encoding LytR/AlgR family response regulator transcription factor, translated as MLNVFIVDDEPLARAELRYLLDQTKLVEIRGEADNVEELLKDPQFAQIDCVFLDIELGVENGLHLAKRLVQTVHKPEIIFATAYDEYALQAFEVNAFDYILKPFEAERVQHAVERLMAKKNATQAKTMEELKHLQMDKLDKLTVYVNDRILLIKIQEILYCTSEDSKTIIVTDKGSYFASESLATLEKKFALKGFVRVHRAFIVNLEHIVELEPWSSSKYNLILHNRHSIPVSRLYMKDVRKIFDLSSFSRRLPPL; from the coding sequence ATGTTGAATGTATTTATTGTAGATGACGAACCCTTAGCACGAGCTGAATTACGTTATTTACTAGACCAAACAAAGCTAGTGGAGATCAGGGGAGAAGCGGACAATGTAGAGGAATTATTAAAAGATCCCCAGTTTGCACAGATAGATTGTGTTTTTTTAGATATTGAGCTTGGCGTTGAAAATGGACTCCATTTAGCGAAAAGGCTCGTGCAAACAGTACATAAGCCGGAAATTATTTTTGCAACGGCTTATGATGAGTATGCATTACAGGCGTTTGAAGTGAACGCGTTCGATTATATTTTAAAGCCTTTTGAAGCGGAGCGTGTACAACATGCAGTGGAAAGGTTAATGGCGAAAAAAAATGCTACACAAGCAAAAACGATGGAAGAGTTAAAGCATCTGCAAATGGACAAGCTCGATAAGCTGACGGTATATGTAAACGATCGAATTTTGCTCATAAAAATACAAGAAATTTTGTATTGTACTTCTGAAGATAGTAAGACCATTATTGTCACTGACAAAGGAAGTTATTTCGCATCAGAATCATTAGCTACGCTTGAGAAAAAGTTTGCTTTAAAAGGTTTTGTGCGTGTACATCGTGCGTTTATCGTCAATTTAGAGCATATTGTGGAACTAGAGCCCTGGAGTAGCTCTAAATATAATCTGATTTTGCATAATAGGCATTCCATACCGGTGAGTCGTCTATACATGAAGGACGTACGCAAAATTTTTGATTTATCTTCATTCAGCAGAAGACTCCCTCCTCTATAG
- a CDS encoding sensor histidine kinase — MELFLFMLERVGLIIVFAFLMSRWRLFREMLFQEQGMKEKLWLVIIFSALSIVSSYTGIKIESGTIHPLNQMIHSTINAEEAIANTRLIGVAIAGIFGGPFVGVCVGIIAGIHRITLGGFTAIACGVSTILAGFITGGLSQQLKIRQTFSYKKAVMIGICAETLQMLVILAIAEPFDQAIKLVSLIAMPMIIMNAFGIFLFFMIIKTFIDEEERTKALQTHQAFSIAQLTIEHFRKGLNEESCQTVAEIIKREIRVDAVAITDTNGILAHVGVGEDHHLIHREIMTALTKRVLVEGRIITATSAIEIHCPHADCPLNAAIVLPLKVQHQTVGSLKLYFMNVASLTGVKKELAEGLSRLFSSQLEYAEIERQRKLLKDAEIKALQAQVHPHFFFNSLNTISSLIRTDANEARSLLLKLSTFFRSNLQGARQLLIPLKNEIDHIEAYLSIEQTRFPNRYDVQFQLDESLFDVHIPPFTLQPLVENAIYHAFKNRKEGKIIVKVQQVDNKLLLLTEDNGCGMRKEQVKQLGKSILQSEHGTGTALWNIYQRIHEIYGKEADFQISSTLDVGTKIKIQLPLKATRWE; from the coding sequence ATGGAACTATTTTTGTTTATGTTGGAGCGGGTAGGACTAATCATCGTCTTTGCATTTTTAATGTCGAGATGGCGCCTGTTTAGAGAAATGCTATTCCAAGAGCAAGGAATGAAAGAAAAATTATGGCTTGTCATTATTTTCAGCGCCTTGAGTATTGTCAGTAGCTATACGGGCATCAAAATCGAAAGTGGTACAATCCATCCACTTAATCAGATGATACATAGTACTATAAATGCAGAAGAAGCCATTGCGAATACGAGGCTAATTGGTGTAGCTATTGCTGGCATATTTGGTGGTCCCTTTGTTGGAGTTTGCGTGGGCATTATTGCGGGGATTCATCGAATTACACTTGGGGGTTTTACTGCGATTGCCTGCGGTGTGTCGACAATACTGGCAGGATTCATCACAGGTGGATTAAGTCAACAGTTAAAAATCCGTCAAACCTTCTCCTATAAAAAAGCTGTCATGATAGGGATTTGCGCAGAAACCTTGCAAATGCTTGTTATTTTAGCAATAGCGGAGCCATTTGATCAGGCAATAAAATTAGTTTCGTTAATTGCAATGCCGATGATTATTATGAATGCCTTTGGGATTTTTTTGTTTTTTATGATTATTAAAACGTTTATTGATGAAGAAGAGCGTACAAAGGCTTTACAAACACACCAAGCTTTCTCGATTGCTCAGCTTACGATTGAGCATTTTCGCAAAGGCCTAAATGAAGAATCCTGCCAAACGGTTGCAGAAATTATCAAAAGAGAAATAAGGGTCGATGCAGTAGCCATTACGGATACCAATGGAATTTTGGCACACGTCGGCGTTGGCGAAGATCACCATTTAATACATCGTGAAATCATGACGGCGCTTACGAAGCGGGTATTAGTTGAGGGGCGTATTATTACTGCTACGTCTGCAATAGAAATTCATTGTCCACATGCCGATTGTCCGTTAAATGCAGCGATTGTATTACCTTTAAAGGTACAACATCAAACGGTGGGGAGTTTAAAGCTCTATTTTATGAATGTAGCTTCATTAACAGGAGTGAAGAAGGAGCTAGCGGAGGGGCTAAGTCGGCTATTTTCATCACAGCTTGAATATGCTGAAATCGAAAGGCAGCGGAAATTATTAAAGGATGCTGAAATTAAGGCGCTTCAAGCACAGGTGCATCCACACTTTTTCTTTAACAGCCTAAACACAATTTCAAGCTTAATTCGAACAGATGCAAATGAGGCAAGGTCATTGTTGTTAAAACTGAGTACATTTTTTAGAAGTAATTTACAAGGAGCTCGTCAATTGCTCATTCCATTAAAAAATGAAATTGACCATATTGAGGCTTATTTGTCGATTGAGCAGACCAGATTTCCTAATCGCTATGATGTGCAATTTCAATTAGATGAGTCACTATTTGACGTACACATTCCTCCCTTTACCTTGCAGCCACTTGTTGAAAATGCAATTTATCATGCATTTAAAAATCGCAAGGAAGGTAAAATTATTGTGAAGGTACAACAAGTTGATAATAAACTATTACTGTTAACTGAGGATAATGGTTGTGGCATGAGGAAAGAGCAGGTGAAACAGCTTGGAAAAAGCATACTGCAATCTGAACATGGAACAGGCACAGCCCTATGGAATATTTATCAGCGTATACATGAAATTTATGGAAAAGAAGCGGATTTTCAAATTTCAAGTACGTTAGATGTTGGGACGAAAATTAAAATTCAACTACCTTTAAAAGCGACAAGATGGGAGTAG